One Lagenorhynchus albirostris chromosome 8, mLagAlb1.1, whole genome shotgun sequence genomic region harbors:
- the LOC132524472 gene encoding putative protein ZBED10P codes for MEVREASAAQAALSLVLPQLCYLHIFLAQVRGRFEERSTGEMGAAVRLAEGLALQLSTDHQLPELFHREEFVLATLLDPASRAG; via the coding sequence ATGGAGGTCCGGGAGGCGAGCGCCGCGCAGGCCGCCTTAAGCCTGGTGCTGCCCCAGCTGTGCTACCTGCACATCTTCCTGGCGCAGGTTCGGGGGCGCTTTGAGGAGCGGAGCACCGGGGAGATGGGCGCGGCCGTGCGGCTGGCCGAGGGCCTGGCCCTGCAGCTCTCCACAGACCACCAGCTCCCTGAGCTCTTCCACCGTGAGGAGTTCGTGCTGGCGACCCTGCTGGACCCCGCTTCAAGGGCAGGATAG